CAAACAGTCTATCCCACTCCAGTACTAGATTAAGAGCTCTGAGCTTCACTTATTTATGTATATAAACAATTTAACAAGACAAAAGAGAATGAAAAAACCTTATATGGTCTACCTCATTGAAATCTTCCATGTGCAAGATCCGATCGACAGATATTAAATATAGAAGATCTTGATCAATCTCTTCCCCAAATTTCTTCTGCCACCTACTAGAAATCTTCTGCACAATTTAACAAGGCACAATACAAAGTGTTGGTCCAACTACACTCAAAGATAGCAAGCAGACGCAGCTCAGAGCCTCGGAATGAgctaaagaaaaaaatattacaaaatGGATGGAAAAGAATGGTTCATTTGCTTAAGAACAATTATATTTTCATTCACAACATTGTATATTAGGATATACATTCAGGGTGGACACTCTGCCATTGTAACCACTGGCTTATTTACAAAGAAAATGAAACACGCTAATAATTTTACCTTCAACACAGACTCATCACTAGGCTTAGTTAAGACACCAAGCATAGTGCACTGTGGTGTCCTAGCCCCACTTTGCCGAAACTGCAGCCACCAAAAGTAGAAACAGAATGGTAAGCATATAAACAAAATAATGGAACGGATATCAGTGAGTTTGGGTATCACTTAGTTTATAGCATGATAATTGATAATTCAAATATTTGGCAAGTAGCTTCATCACAACACTAACTTTTCATCATGTCTTGAAAAGTCAAACCATAAACAAGTTACAAAGGGAAGCTTTCTATTCCTTGCATGATTTTTCTTAACACCCTAAAACACAATGCAATTTGTCCCACACTAAAACTTCCCAAATAATGTTATAGTCCAGAACCTAAATCCCATTCCCACACATAATCTGGGAAGCTTCTATCTGGAATGCACATTGAAATGCAGACCATTTTGTACAACCCAATGTCTTATGCCTTCCATTCTAACACCCTGGTACAATGCGAAGGGCACCCACAACAAAATACAACTAACAGCGCCttcaaattttcttttcttgtaCGGTATAATGCATTTGAACCCTAGATTCCGTTAGCATTTCGCATCGTCAACTCAAAGCGGAACGCCGgagcagaagaagaaaaaggaaagctGAGTCTTTCTCGGGCTTGATCTACTGGGCACAGATTTTGTTTCATAGAACCCCTAAAATCACAATCTTTACGGCGAGCTGGACCATCCAAGCACCCTGCAGCTGCGTCCCCTCACCTCGACATGGAAGCTGGACGGCGCATCGGGCACGGCGACCTCCGCGGCGGCCAGGCAGAGCGCGGGCGCACCGGCGGCATCCGCGACGAAGCGCGCGCCGACTCCAAGCGGCCAGCCGTCGGGGCCCACCACGGAGAGCGTCCCAGACGGGGCCAGCTCCAGCACCGTCCGCGCTACCTCCGCCGCCGATGGCCGCGCCCGCGACGCCGCGGAAACCGGcgccgctgcggccgccgcggctgccaCAACCCGAACCCCGCGCCTCGCGGTCCCGGAGGGGACAGCGCGAAGGGACGCCGGCTTCTTGGAGATGACAGTGACCGGGGACGGGAGCGGCGAGGAGAGGAGGGAAGGCGAAGACGACAACATGGTGGAAGATTGGAGGTTGAGATTTGGTGGGGGATTTTTGACGGCTGAAATTAGTAGATAGGCATCGGATAGTTGAAAACTAGAAAGACTCCACGCCATAACATTTAGCCCAGTGATCGGTACGAAGGCTGAGAATGTTTTTCACGAAATTTTAGGCTATGGATTAATTTGTAGAAACTTTAATGTATTATTACTTAGTTAGAATGTAGGGGCCGCGGGTTGATCGTCATGATTTTGGGAGCCTTTTTGCAAAGTCTATGGAGCATGAGTTAATTGCTGTAGAGCTTGGATTTGTAAAAAATGCATGGATCGTGGGTTGATTGTCATAAAGTTACCTGAGAGGTAGTTGGATCGAGAGAGTTCTCGTAAAATTGCTGAAGAGGTGGCTTGAATAAATGGTATTTATGAATTAATTGGGTGTGGGCTGAACTATATATTAATTTTGATAAAGTTCAAGgagttttttataaaattaagtGTAGGCTGAAATTAACTGAGTGTGGGCTGGACTATATAAATGAGTTGAGTATAATTGACAATAAAGTTACTTTATTTTTTTCCAAAGGTAGGGATTCTCTGGTATATTCTATTATAGGCAGTGTTATAGACCATTATGCAGTGTGTAAATGTGTGAGGCGATTTAACCCGTCCACGATATACATTAAGCGGGTTGGTTCTGTAGAAGTCTTGGTGTGTTTTCTATGGATTTATTGTTCGTGGAGTGTAAATTGATTTCACCAAAGCTCATAGGATTTTATGTGGAGCGACGTAGATAGAGTGCGAGTTGATTTTATCAGATTTCagaggttttttttaaaaaactgtAGTAGGCCAAACATATAATTGGTTTCGTGGGCCCCACATACGGTGGGACCCACTTTTAGGTCTCGTGAGTCcacagtggggcccacttgtgggACCCACATTGTTGGGTCCTACGGGGCCCACGGTGGGGCCATGACCCACTTGTGGGTCACGTGGGTCCACAGTGGGACCCACATTGTTTGGTCCTACGGGGCCCACGGTGGGGCCCATAACCCACTTGTGGGTCCCATGAGTCCACAGTGGGCCCACTTGTGGGTCACGTGGGTCcacagtggggcccacttgtgggACTCACATTGTTGGGTCCTACGGGGCCCACGGTGGGGCCCATATGTGGGAATATGTTGGATCAATCTGAGCCATTCACGCgtgatccgacggccgagataTTTCAGCCTACGTGGCGCAATGTGGGGGCAGAAATCCCCCCTTTAGGTCTTTTAAAGATATGCTTCTTTTCCAAATAGCCCTGCTAGCTGCTCCtttcgtttcaaattataattcatttaaattttctaatatAAATTGACCATTCATTTTATTTAGAATTTACAAAATACTTCCTCCATTCTATTCTATTGATAGTCCTATTTCACCTTGACACAAGGAAAAACAATCTTACATATCATCTAATTAATGTAACACAAGGTTTTTTGCTAGTCATCTAATGTCTTTGCTAGAACCTCATCATTACTGGTGCTATTTATTGTCATAGTCCTTATCAATAGCAAATAGAACTATCATTTGTGAATATTTAAGTTTTGgaaataggactatcaaaagagaattGAGTATCACCTTTTTTATTATAACTTATTTTATTAATAAAGATTATGAaaaataattcaaatttgactagATTTAtacaattttttgaataagatgagtaaTCAAATTTAAGATCAGAAACtcaaataaattataatttgaaacaaagGAGTTAGAAGGCATTTCAAATCAAATTGTAACCTATCGTTTCCTCAACTTATTGAAAGCATATACTTTTCCTCAAAATACAGTCATACTTTTTCTTTGAGCGTCAAATACAGTTTTATATGTccaataattaaaataaataattGGGCCGGGTCGAGCCCACCAAAATTTTCACGCACCGGCAAAATCAGCGCAGGCGTCATTTGCTCACGCTATGTTAAATCATAAACACTCCTACTATCCCTATGAAAACTATTTCTCCGGGTAAAATATGACTTCAACTCTCTGCCGCATCAAAGTTTAACAATATAACTTTAATTTTGCGCTTACCAAACCGATTTGATGTAGTCAATTTATGTGAATCTATATATTTACAAGATAATATTACACATCACAACACATCTTAGCAAAAAAAATACATTATAATTTTCTAATCAATATCTATCATATATTAGAATatctaataataaattaatcactGGAGTTCATAATTATCtaaaaaataatgataaaaaattataatactTTTTAGTATGTATTGTGATATCCACTGATActctgcaaaatttgaaattaaaattcaacttagGTATGGAAAAATGAAAAGATAAATTGTATTAACGGGTATGATAAACAAAATGGCATAGTTTGtggggtaaattgaaccaagttatagtttaggagGTTATCCAAACTTTAGCTATACTTGAAAGATGTAAActgaatttttaaaaaaatatatatatatttgacttTTTCCTTTGGAAATATAACTTCCAACCTCAACTCCAAATACATATGTAGTAGCAAACTAAGAATAAGACTAAAATATATGGCCGGTCCTCAAACATATATGTGTTATCACGGTTCCTAAACTTATAAAACTAGGAATCCGagtccttgaacttgtcaaggtgTATCATCCTGTTATCTATACTTAGAAAATCAGGAATCCAAATCCATGCAATGATTAAAAGTGGTTTCGAAccattttagttcaaaaataaatttcaaaaataataaaaataatttttaaaccaTAAAAATATCTCCAAGCCCCCTAAATTCTCAAAAAAGATATTAGAGATACATCAAGcctaattaaaataattagagtTTATAAAAATATGTTACTCtaagaaaaatatattttacgATGTAGATATTTTAACCGGCCTATTTAATGTAGCCGATCCGTGTGTGATATTGTGAAGTTGTCGCTATGTAGACTCGTGAACACCACCTAGAAGGCTAGAAGTAGTTGTTCGAGTTCGAGTCAACAGACATTCTCGCCAAACCTATTTAATGTTATCGATTTATGTTATGTGCAAACTCTTGGACGTCTTTTGGAAGTAGTTGTTAGAGTGAAAAGGGAATGAATGATTCCATTGATTATCTGTTGAACTGTGTGTTACAATATATATACAACTCCAAGGGGCACCAAATGAGAAGAGACGCCTC
The Panicum virgatum strain AP13 chromosome 6N, P.virgatum_v5, whole genome shotgun sequence genome window above contains:
- the LOC120678966 gene encoding glutamyl-tRNA reductase-binding protein, chloroplastic-like, translating into MLSSSPSLLSSPLPSPVTVISKKPASLRAVPSGTARRGVRVVAAAAAAAAPVSAASRARPSAAEVARTVLELAPSGTLSVVGPDGWPLGVGARFVADAAGAPALCLAAAEVAVPDAPSSFHVEFRQSGARTPQCTMLGVLTKPSDESVLKKISSRWQKKFGEEIDQDLLYLISVDRILHMEDFNEDGMWVIPSDYTSAEPDPLRNSAENFVEEFNSNHAEDVHRIYSIYVESDLQVADVKMIWVDRLGFDLHVHSGEGVFAVRIPFSRDVSDEKGVKSSFNMMSHHAWEVEKSYASPEFEKVQFLKKVR